TGCCGGTAGCCGACGCGGATGTCGGGCACGTTCGTGCGGCGGATATCGTTGCCCTCCGGCCCCTCCTTGGTATAACTGGGCCCCAGCCAGTGGCTCTTCACCTGGACAACGAAGGTAGaccgagggagagagggagatggaggggagatgggagaaactGGTGCCGGGCTGGACTTGGTAGGAAGGCCCGGACAGgaatggtggagggagggggctgggattcTGGGGTAAGGTGCGTGTCCAGAGCCGGGGGGGACGAGGGGTTTGGGGGAGATCCTTCCCGGTCCTCCAATCAGCTGCTTCCCTGAACACAGCTAAGGGTCAGGGACTCTCGGGGGGGAGTCGGGAAGACTGCCCGCACCGGGATGGATTACCTTGTGGGAGAAGCCGCTCATGAGTACGCTGTTGCGGGCCAGCTCGCACATGTCGCAGGAGCTCAGCTTCCACACTTGGGTGGCGATGCTGTATTCCTCCATCAGCGGTTCCTGGGGCGGGGTGGTGGGGGACGACACACTCAgtgcccaccctcccacccccactcacgGACAGAGGAAAGCCGGCGATGAAGTCACCCTCCCCGGAGCCGGGGCCGAGTCatcgccaccccccgccccacagctctcCGGGGGGACCGCGAGGGAGTTCCGCGGTGGGAGCcaggaggggaggcgggaagccgggggcggggcctgacctTGGTGAAGTGGAACTGCAGGGGGTCATCGGTGGACAGGGAGACGACGAGGCCCCGGGACAGGTACTCGGGCAGGGGGTTACGgtggtagctgaggaacagaCTGTTGTTGCTGAGCGGAGACATGGCGATGCCGATCTGGGCCAGGTAGTACAGGTACTGCAGCACCGGGGCCTGGAGGAGCAGACGGGGCAAAGAGCGCTGACCgtgccaccctccccatcccctaagatccccacccccggacccctcccgggggtggggaggaaccttggggtcagggagggcCGGCCCAGGACGAGCGGTGCCcggtgggcctgggagacggcgAATCAGGCAGTGGGGGGGCAGAAGGGgtcgaggccgggggggggggggagagccagTGGAAAGGGTGGGGTCGAGACAGGGGGACGCAGATCTGGGtaggaaggagcagagaggaagagggagggggtggggggccccacCTTGCGCAGCAGCAGTCCGTGCGAGATGTTCTCCGCCAACATGAAGGCCGTCACCAGGTGATGGACGGGCCCGGCTTCCCCGCAGTGTGGTCGTAGCACGAACGTGTGGAACCCACGCTTCCTGTGGGGGGAGGACGTCAGTCCCCGACCGTCTTCCCCATCCCCGGCCGGCTGGAAGAGGGAGCACCAGGcccaggatgggaggggggaggggaccgcGGTACCTGCGCAGATGGTTGAGCACGGCCATGTTGGCATAAGTGTAGTACAGGTAGTAAGAGTAGGGGGGGTTATCCTCCTCCAACCAGGCCTCGGGCAGGGGGCTCTCCAGGTTGAATACGTGATGCTCGGGCTTGGACTCGTCATCAACGCTGTCGAAGCCATCCACCTGAgggggggggtggaggcggggaggagagagggaggaagccgAGCGGAAGTCAGGCTCTCGGGCTCTGCCCCGCCCATCTGTGGGCAACCCACCCTCCCGGCTCCCAGTGACCCCGCCACCAGGGTTTACGTGTTCTAGGAAGAGATGCAGCTCGGGGTGGCTGGCCGGGTGGACCGTTGCCTCGAACAGGGGCAGGAAGATGTTTTCCAGCATCTCCTGGAAGTTGGCCAGCTGGCCTTTAGTGCGGTACACGTCACTggtagggggtgggcagagaggggtgggcagagaggggtgGGTATCAGCGAGGGCAGGCGGGCAGAGGAGccccacgccgccgccgccggccaccCGCACCCCTCCCCCACGGCCCCTCAGCCCGACCTTCCGACGCCCCCGGGCCCTGGCACTCACAAGAGGCGGGGCACCTGCACCAGCCAGCGCACGTTGTGGGAGTGCACCCGGTGCTCCACGGCCCAGCGCGCCAGCTTGTCCCACTCGTCCCGCGAGCGTCCGTACACCGAGAGCCGCAGCTCCGCGTTCTGGTACTTGCTCTCCTCTAGGTCTGACATCACTTCCTGAGGTCGGGGGGCACCCGGTCACCTCTACCCCAGGGTACGGCCTCCCTCTGACCGTCCTCAAGATCCCCCGCCCCCTGGCAGGAATAGCCTACCTGGGGCCCAGGTCAGGCTAGAGTTGGAGCTGGGGCCCAGAGCCCATTTCGGGAATCAAAGAACAAACCGAAGTCATCAGATTCCCACCCAGGAAttgcctgcccctgcccccaccccatcaGCTCTCTCTTAGGGACTGCctgacccctcaccccccgccctcGGTGGGCCCCCTCCCAGGAACTTTGAAAATTTGAATAAACCACTGCCCCAGCTCTGGCCACGATCCAACGACTACCCAGGCTTCCCTGCTCCGAAGTCCCTGCCAGACCAGGACCACCCGGGCAGACGCCGGTTGGAGCTTGTGGGTAAGGTCTGGGCAAAGCAGGAATGCTGTTTGCTTATCCTCTTTTcggcggggtggaggaggggggctcaAGGGGTCCTGCAGGGGCTCGGAAAGATCTCAGGGGAAATCTGGCCCAAGTTCGGCCTCCCAGATTGGCCATCTGCCCGGGTTCCGTAGCGCACTGCCCGGAGAGCTCGGCCAACCAACGGGATGGGAAGATCCTCTACCCGGGCTCCCACCGACCAATCCGGCCCCTCTCGAGACTAGGAGACAAAAGGCCTGTCCCCAGAGGACCCTGAGAGACCTGGGACAAAAAGCGCCGAGGAGGCCGGGGTCCGCCGAGGGGGCCCTGCCCCCCTACCTTAACGATGTGAGCAAAGTATTTCCCCGAGACCCTGTTGTCGGTCTTAATGAAAATCTCCCGCAGAACCGACTCCCCGATGGGGTTGTATTTGGCGTTGAACTTGTCAAAGCGATGGAAGGTGTTCCTGTCCTGCAGGAGGGGGCGAAACGGATGGAGCTCAGCCAGGGGGGCTCCCACTCTACCACCCACCTCCCAACCGGACCCCcgcagcccggccccgcccctcagccGCCCACCCCCGCGCGCACCGCGTGCACATCGAGCGTGTCGACGCTGAGGTCGTAGGCCGTGAGGTTCATGCTCTCGAAGACCTCGCGCAGAGTCTGCTCCCGGCCCTGCTCCACATGCACGATCTCGTCCAGGTGCCGCTTCATCGCCCGCTTGATGAAGCGCAGCAGATGCTTCTGGTTCATGCAGGAAGAGGCGTGGATGTGCGTGTCCACCTGCGAGTGGCAAGTGGACGGTCAGGGTGGGTCCGGAGACCAGGAGGGCCTCGCTCTGGGAAGACCCTGAATTTGCAAGAGGATGAGGGAGCAGCCAAaaatcaggagagaagcagccacaGCTCTTCACGGTCAGCCAAGGTGCCAAGCCGGGCTCGCTCGCcccgagggggctggggagggagcgggCTGGAGCAGGAGAGGCTGGTCCGCGGgaccaggagagaaggagggtgggcGCCGGGGCAGCCACCTCCttcagaaggggaggggaggggtaaggccaggaggagatgccagaggGGTCGGGATGGGGGACTTGCTCAACCCTGTGGGTGTGAGCGCCGGAGAGGAGGCCAGGAATGTGGGAGAACCAGAGACCGGGGAATCCAgacaagggagggaaggagaggcctgaggaggtggcaggagggaggacccCTGATGGCGGGACGAGGGGGCGGCCGGCAAGGAGGGATGGGAGCTCTTGGCAGACTGGACTCTCAGTCCAGGAGGAGCTCGGGGCAGGAGGGGGCCCGGAGACTCACCCTGGAGGCGGCGGCAGAGCCAGGCGAAGAAGCCAGGCTCTCAGGAGCTGGGCCGAGGgctgcccccgcccggccccggggccgcagGGCTCCGGGCCTGGGGCTGAGCctgggaggggaaaatggggaaggggtAGGAAGAAGCCCAGGGCCAGGAAGAGTGAAGCTGAGGATGGGAGGATCAGGGGACGGGGCCCACCTTGCGTATGTTGTAGAAGTCGCGGTGTGGCACCTTCTTCTGGGCCGCCAGCTCCTTCATCTCGTTCAGCAGCACGTGCATTTGGAACTTGGAACTGAGGTACTGCAGCCGGCGGTAGCAGAAGGACTtgctgaagggcagagaggggtCCCTTagagggggcggggcagagggaggatgagaggcGGGACAGAGAGGGTGCTGGGTAGGGAGCCTGAGGCTCCCTCAGCAGCCTAGCAAGGCAGAGGAGGCAGGTGGCAAGGCGGGGGACCCCCAGAGACAGCGAGCAGTGGTGGTGGGGACACAGGGGGAGTCCAGGCTCACATGGGACCGTTGATGATCAAAGCCATCAGCACATTGACGTCAGCCACGAACTCCTGCAGGTCCGGGTAGGGCAGCTCCAGTTCGGAGTTCCTGAGGAGACCGGGTGTGGTAGGatgagtggcggggggggggggggagagggggcggcccCAAGGCCAGTCCCTCCAGCCTCAAGGTCCCCCTTCCCCATAtcagccctcctccccccacccggcAGGCTTACTGTTCCTCCGGCTCCCCGCGGCCGGTGTAGACGTGGACGACCCCATTGACCATGCGCAGCCCAAAGCCCAGGTCCTCGGGCATGGAGGCCGGCTCGCAGTGCTCATAAGGGTGCTGCTCGGTCACCGGCGGGTGGATAGGGGCATCTGAGGTACAGAGCGGGGGAGGGCTGAGAATGCGAGTTCTCCGCAGCGCTCCCCGGGGTCACTCCAACAGCCCTCCCTTCTCGGGATTGGTGCGAGGTGTCCACCGACATCCAGGAACTCTGCCCACCTCAGCTCCCCATCAGACAAGCATGCCAACCTCTGCTGAGGCTCGGGCAAGGTCAGGGTAACCTCAACTCAACCAAGGGGCTTGGGGCTCctcgggagagggaaaggaaggggggaacaGTCCCTGGACCGAGTCAAACCCCTCCAGGGTGGTCCCAGAGTAGGCCCAGGCCAGGTGCAGCCAACCGCTGGGCCCACTGTGAGGGAGggacaggcagggagagaggaaggaaggaagcaaggaagggggtgtagggggagagggagggactcaCCAGCTGCCACGGGAGTCTCAGGCCCCAGCTCATAGGCGCGAGTCTCCAGGGGCTTTTCCGCCAGTTGCTGCAGATAGCGCCGGGTGGTTGGGCAGAAGCTCTGCAGCGCCAGCGCCATGTACTTCTCCCGGATGAATAGGGCCCGCACCACGCTCTTGGCAGCATCCAAGAGGTCTGTGAAGGGCACCTGCCCAGGCGGGAGGGCCAGGGGAATGGAAGAAGGCAGTTCagacctccctctcccaccacccagcACCGTCCTCCCCAACTGGTGGCCCCAGGAAAAAGAGGACACCATTTGGGAAAAGATACTTACTTGGGTGGAgtcgggaccccccgcccccttccttcccagcactcCCACCCAGACTCTCctacccacccccatctcctcatTCAGCCCCCCTCACCCCGCACTTCTCTTCCCCAGAGATGGACACCCGCTGGAACTCCCGCTCCGGAAGTCCATCCCTCTCCCAGAGGCCGTGGTCGCCCTGGTCCTCGCTCTGCTCCTTGAAAAGCCTGCAGCCAAAGGGCAACGGGAGACGGGACAGGGAtggcggggagagggaaaggattaGGGCCAAAACCAGTGCAGGGCAGGGGGCTCTCCACTGCTCCCCAATATTCATTGCCCTTAcggccttcccttcccccttcagggTGTCGCCCTGCCCCCAGCCACTCACAGCAGGTCCGAGTCACTGTCTGTCTTCAGGAAGTCCTGCTTGGCTCGCCACAAGATGTCTGGCTCCaacctgaggagaggtggggttgAGAGGTGGccaagagagcaggggagggaccGGGCTCCCAAGTCCCCCACTTCCTGGGCCCGCAAAGGGTCGGACAAGGGGTGGACCTTCAGACCCGGGGCTTCCCTGCCTGGGGCTGTAGCACTCTCTGGGGAGCTCAGGAAGAAACCTGGGACAGACTCAGCCTCGCTCCCTACCCtgacaggagaaagaagaggcagagaagaTATAAAAGCTGGACGTTAGAACTTTTCATTTTACTCCCACTGTTTgagcacttcctcctcctctccgtaaattattttagtgcccaTCTTCCCCGACGAGACTGTAACCTTTCGGGTGGGGGCCATCTCTTATAAttcaattgtgctctcccaaaagtttagtccACTCCCAGCAGGTGCCCCCTTCAgactactgatcgactgattgataaaggGAGctgctagactgtacactcactgtgggcctaccaactctgtggtactctcccaagcgctcagtccggtgccctgcgcagagtaagtgctcaataaatactacggattgattgatttggagtcaGCGTGAGAGAACCCAAAGAGCATCAGGGCACACCTCGGGGCGTAGAAGAAACGAGAGGGTAGCGGGAAGGGGGGACCCCCAGGGGAGGCGTTGGGGCTCCGCTTCGGGGGCCGGGCCTCACTTGACATCCTGGCTGATCTGCCGCTCGAGCCGCTGCCGGCGCTCCTCCAGCTGCTCGATGGGGCTCTCCTCGGGGAACTCGTACGGGGCACTGCGCAGCTCGCTCTCCGCCAGCGAGCGGCTGAACAGCTCCTGCCAGGGCGCCGGAGGAGGGTGTGAGGGGTGAGGCCCGGGCCCTCCCAGAGCCGGCGTCGGGGCTCCCGGGCGCCGTCACCGCCCCCGACGACCTCCCCGGCCCGGGGTATagctgggaaagaagggaggaataagacgggggggggggggggcggggggagcaacaGTCCAGGGCAGCCAAGCcacgggagagtggggaggggcaggtacCTCAGCAATCTCCTTGCATTTGCCATCCATGGACGTGCGC
This sequence is a window from Ornithorhynchus anatinus isolate Pmale09 chromosome 7, mOrnAna1.pri.v4, whole genome shotgun sequence. Protein-coding genes within it:
- the AMPD2 gene encoding AMP deaminase 2 isoform X3 produces the protein MDGKCKEIAEELFSRSLAESELRSAPYEFPEESPIEQLEERRQRLERQISQDVKLEPDILWRAKQDFLKTDSDSDLLLFKEQSEDQGDHGLWERDGLPEREFQRVSISGEEKCGVPFTDLLDAAKSVVRALFIREKYMALALQSFCPTTRRYLQQLAEKPLETRAYELGPETPVAADAPIHPPVTEQHPYEHCEPASMPEDLGFGLRMVNGVVHVYTGRGEPEEQNSELELPYPDLQEFVADVNVLMALIINGPIKSFCYRRLQYLSSKFQMHVLLNEMKELAAQKKVPHRDFYNIRKVDTHIHASSCMNQKHLLRFIKRAMKRHLDEIVHVEQGREQTLREVFESMNLTAYDLSVDTLDVHADRNTFHRFDKFNAKYNPIGESVLREIFIKTDNRVSGKYFAHIVKEVMSDLEESKYQNAELRLSVYGRSRDEWDKLARWAVEHRVHSHNVRWLVQVPRLFDVYRTKGQLANFQEMLENIFLPLFEATVHPASHPELHLFLEHVDGFDSVDDESKPEHHVFNLESPLPEAWLEEDNPPYSYYLYYTYANMAVLNHLRRKRGFHTFVLRPHCGEAGPVHHLVTAFMLAENISHGLLLRKAPVLQYLYYLAQIGIAMSPLSNNSLFLSYHRNPLPEYLSRGLVVSLSTDDPLQFHFTKEPLMEEYSIATQVWKLSSCDMCELARNSVLMSGFSHKVKSHWLGPSYTKEGPEGNDIRRTNVPDIRVGYRHETLCQELALITQAVQSQDLEPIPEEDGGLSMGGPTP
- the AMPD2 gene encoding AMP deaminase 2 isoform X1, producing MASAPGHRPPTPDMASSPAAPGKPKAKYPFKKRASLQAAPASEARGGLGAPPLQSARSLPGPPSCLKHYPLDLRTSMDGKCKEIAEELFSRSLAESELRSAPYEFPEESPIEQLEERRQRLERQISQDVKLEPDILWRAKQDFLKTDSDSDLLLFKEQSEDQGDHGLWERDGLPEREFQRVSISGEEKCGVPFTDLLDAAKSVVRALFIREKYMALALQSFCPTTRRYLQQLAEKPLETRAYELGPETPVAADAPIHPPVTEQHPYEHCEPASMPEDLGFGLRMVNGVVHVYTGRGEPEEQNSELELPYPDLQEFVADVNVLMALIINGPIKSFCYRRLQYLSSKFQMHVLLNEMKELAAQKKVPHRDFYNIRKVDTHIHASSCMNQKHLLRFIKRAMKRHLDEIVHVEQGREQTLREVFESMNLTAYDLSVDTLDVHADRNTFHRFDKFNAKYNPIGESVLREIFIKTDNRVSGKYFAHIVKEVMSDLEESKYQNAELRLSVYGRSRDEWDKLARWAVEHRVHSHNVRWLVQVPRLFDVYRTKGQLANFQEMLENIFLPLFEATVHPASHPELHLFLEHVDGFDSVDDESKPEHHVFNLESPLPEAWLEEDNPPYSYYLYYTYANMAVLNHLRRKRGFHTFVLRPHCGEAGPVHHLVTAFMLAENISHGLLLRKAPVLQYLYYLAQIGIAMSPLSNNSLFLSYHRNPLPEYLSRGLVVSLSTDDPLQFHFTKEPLMEEYSIATQVWKLSSCDMCELARNSVLMSGFSHKVKSHWLGPSYTKEGPEGNDIRRTNVPDIRVGYRHETLCQELALITQAVQSQDLEPIPEEDGGLSMGGPTP
- the AMPD2 gene encoding AMP deaminase 2 isoform X2; translation: MASEARGGLGAPPLQSARSLPGPPSCLKHYPLDLRTSMDGKCKEIAEELFSRSLAESELRSAPYEFPEESPIEQLEERRQRLERQISQDVKLEPDILWRAKQDFLKTDSDSDLLLFKEQSEDQGDHGLWERDGLPEREFQRVSISGEEKCGVPFTDLLDAAKSVVRALFIREKYMALALQSFCPTTRRYLQQLAEKPLETRAYELGPETPVAADAPIHPPVTEQHPYEHCEPASMPEDLGFGLRMVNGVVHVYTGRGEPEEQNSELELPYPDLQEFVADVNVLMALIINGPIKSFCYRRLQYLSSKFQMHVLLNEMKELAAQKKVPHRDFYNIRKVDTHIHASSCMNQKHLLRFIKRAMKRHLDEIVHVEQGREQTLREVFESMNLTAYDLSVDTLDVHADRNTFHRFDKFNAKYNPIGESVLREIFIKTDNRVSGKYFAHIVKEVMSDLEESKYQNAELRLSVYGRSRDEWDKLARWAVEHRVHSHNVRWLVQVPRLFDVYRTKGQLANFQEMLENIFLPLFEATVHPASHPELHLFLEHVDGFDSVDDESKPEHHVFNLESPLPEAWLEEDNPPYSYYLYYTYANMAVLNHLRRKRGFHTFVLRPHCGEAGPVHHLVTAFMLAENISHGLLLRKAPVLQYLYYLAQIGIAMSPLSNNSLFLSYHRNPLPEYLSRGLVVSLSTDDPLQFHFTKEPLMEEYSIATQVWKLSSCDMCELARNSVLMSGFSHKVKSHWLGPSYTKEGPEGNDIRRTNVPDIRVGYRHETLCQELALITQAVQSQDLEPIPEEDGGLSMGGPTP